A single Diceros bicornis minor isolate mBicDic1 chromosome 7, mDicBic1.mat.cur, whole genome shotgun sequence DNA region contains:
- the LOC131408555 gene encoding upstream-binding factor 1-like protein 1, whose amino-acid sequence MALPESRDHWCKEDIVKLLERMDNNLPSNDRHTFRTTQSQMNWGKVAFKDFSGEMCKLKWLEISYNLRKCRTLKELVLEAKEDAKNLSKSKRRKKHPDFPKKPLTAYLRFFREKRAQYSQMHPKLSNQELTKLLSEEYRELPEQTKLKYSQDFQKEKQEFEEKLARFREDHPDLVQNPKKSDVPKRGPSKAQKKFQGNVKEVKSSPENCFSKQMKFHGEPQKPPMHGYQKFYQDLWLSRALQAMPLRERMVEIGRRWQRIPQSQKERYKKQAEELQKQYKVDLDHWLQSLSPKEYAEYREATYAKRRNMSMRGGPDPKIRQMDPQSPSARSPQEGLGEEQGLRAPETESPESVGISHASPRSEESKEDGEEEEGRNSSDSSSEDEDEDWEAEGSDSSSSSSGDHSDSDSN is encoded by the coding sequence ATGGCATTGCCTGAAAGCCGAGACCACTGGTGCAAAGAAGACATTGTGAAATTACTGGAACGCATGGACAATAACCTTCCATCCAATGATAGACACACATTCAGAACCACCCAGTCACAGATGAACTGGGGAAAAGtagcttttaaagatttttctggaGAAATGTGCAAACTCAAATGGTTAGAGATTTCTTATAACTTGAGAAAATGTCGCACTTTGAAAGAATTAGTCCTGGAAGCTAAGGAAGATGCTAAAAATCTCTCCAAAAGCAAAAGACGCAAGAAACATCCTGACTTCCCCAAGAAGCCCCTGACTGCTTACCTGCGCTTCTTCAGGGAGAAGCGGGCCCAGTACTCCCAAATGCACCCCAAGCTGAGCAACCAGGAGCTGACCAAGCTCCTTTCTGAGGAGTACAGGGAGCTCCCAGAGCAGACGAAGCTGAAATATAGTCAAGATTTCCAAAAGGAGAAACAGGAGTTTGAAGAGAAACTGGCTCGATTCAGGGAAGACCACCCTGATCTAGTGCAGAACCCCAAGAAATCTGATGTGCCCAAGAGGGGCCCAAGCAAAGCCCAAAAGAAGTTTCAGGGAAATGTGAAAGAAGTGAAGTCTTCCCCagaaaactgtttttccaagcagATGAAATTCCATGGAGAGCCCCAGAAGCCCCCCATGCATGGATACCAGAAGTTCTACCAGGACTTGTGGCTGAGTAGGGCGCTGCAGGCCATGCCCCTGAGGGAGCGCATGGTGGAGATTGGCAGACGCTGGCAGCGCATCCCGCAGAGCCAGAAGGAGCGTTACAAGAAGCAGGCTGAGGAGCTGCAGAAACAGTACAAGGTGGACCTGGAtcactggctccagagtctgtctCCTAAAGAATACGCTGAATACAGAGAAGCAACCTATGCTAAGCGTAGGAACATGAGTATGAGGGGAGGCCCGGACCCCAAGATCAGACAGATGGATCCGCAGTCCCCATCAGCAAGGAGTCCTCAAGAAGGCCTTGGAGAGGAGCAGGGGCTGCGGGCTCCAGAGACAGAATCACCAGAGTCTGTTGGAATTTCTCATGCCTCACCGAGATCAGAagaaagtaaggaagatggggaagaggaggaaggcaggaacTCCTCAGACTCCAGCAGTGAGGATGAAGATGAAGATTGGGAGGCTGAGGGCAGTGACTCGAGCTCCTCTTCCTCAGGGGACCACTCTGACTCAGACTCCAACTGA
- the LOC131408997 gene encoding tripartite motif-containing protein 43-like — translation MDLDIPQAFQKELICLICLNCLTDPVTIDCGHSFCWPCLCLYWEKAETPACCPVCRKPSQETEYKTNILLKNLVSIARKARLRQFLSSEEHMCGTHKETKKIFCEDSRSLLCVLCSESQEHEAHSHRSVEEAAEEYREKVSKQMRSLWEKMQENQRNLDKDGRISLHWMCHVYGHEDITKAVYQPLHPVLHEEEKQHLESLKREGNMMLNQLKKIREEMIATRKWLRLMFEELMKVCHKPDVELLQELGNKLTRSESAQLHMPRRPQPKLSARPVTGLLDRLNRFRVEISFHNGVTNDDIRLLDDVRSLRYMHDYPYVSLNPGTSNYFASWGTQNFTSGKHYWELHVDASWDWALGVCKDSWIRKTGTLVESEETFLLVCVKEDNRYSLWTNPPTQPRFTEKPVGRVGVFLDLDRGSMSFVDVAKRSIIWRYPDGMFSFPVRPFFCTGHA, via the exons ATGGACTTGGACATCCCACAAGCCTTCCAGAAAGAACTCATCTGCCTCATCTGCCTGAATTGCCTTACAGACCCAGTCACCATAGACTGTGGGCACAGCTTCTGTTGGCCCTGTCTCTGTCTTTACTGGGAGAAAGCCGAGACTCCCGCCTGTTGCCCAGTGTGCAGGAAACCATCCCAAGAGACAGAATACAAAACCAACATTCTTCTGAAGAATCTGGTGTCCATTGCCAGAAAAGCCAGACTCAGGCAATTCCTGAGCTCTGAGGAACATATGTGTGGGACCCACAAGGAGACAAAGAAGATCTTCTGTGAAGACAGCAGGAGCCTGCTGTGTGTGCTCTGCTCTGAATCTCAGGAGCACGAGGCTCACAGTCACCGTTCAGTGGAAGAGGCCGCTGAGGAATACCGG GAGAAGGTTTCCAAGCAAATGAGGTCTTTATGGGAAAAGATGCaagaaaaccaaagaaatctCGATAAAGATGGCAGAATATCTTTACATTGGATG TGCCATGTGTATGGACACGAAGACATAACCAAGGCTGTTTATCAGCCACTGCATCCCGTCCTCCACGAGGAAGAAAAACAACATTTGGAGAGTCTGAAAAGGGAAGGCAACATGATGCTTAATCAACTCAAGAAAATTCGGGAGGAGATGATTGCAACGAGGAAATGGCTAAGACTGATGTTTGAAGAGCTCATGAAAGTGTGCCATAAACCAGATGTGGAGCTGCTCCAG GAATTAGGAAACAAACTGACCAG GAGTGAGTCAGCGCAGCTGCACATGCCTCGGCGTCCGCAGCCAAAACTCAGTGCCCGACCCGTCACTGGACTCCTGGACAGGCTCAACCGCTTCCGAG TGGAAATTTCCTTCCATAATGGAGTAACCAATGACGATATCAGGCTGTTGGATGACGTGAGAAGTTTGAGGTACATGCATGACTATCCATATGTGTCTTTGAATCCCGGGACATCAAACTATTTTGCTTCCTGGGGAACCCAGAACTTCACCTCTGGAAAACACTACTGGGAGCTGCACGTGGACGCATCTTGGGACTGGGCTCTAGGCGTCTGTAAGGATTCCTGGataaggaagactggcacactgGTTGAATCGGAGGAGACATTTCTTCTTGTATGTGTGAAGGAGGATAATCGTTACAGTCTCTGGACCAACCCCCCGACACAACCTCGGTTCACAGAGAAACCTGTGGGCCGGGTTGGTGTGTTCCTTGATTTAGACCGTGGCAGTATGAGCTTTGTGGATGTTGCAAAGCGCTCCATCATTTGGAGGTACCCAGATGGCATGTTCAGTTTCCCTGTCAGGCCTTTCTTTTGCACTGGCCACGCATGA